One region of Limnospira fusiformis SAG 85.79 genomic DNA includes:
- a CDS encoding GNAT family N-acetyltransferase translates to MTSTTYKREGSGGASHGYPLKIRAALRADVTRLTEILAESFHTRQGLGGLMYPIFRLGIYEDLRNRLATSSGYYTCLVAAIADSPHKLGNIPLNVPEHLVGTVEMALRSHNPWSIGDRYPYISNLAVHPTARRQGVARELLIGCEQVAMKWGFSDLYLHVLENNSQARQLYHQVGYRIAQIDWSWDSVFLGQPRRLFLCKNLSQS, encoded by the coding sequence TTGACCTCAACAACTTACAAACGAGAAGGTTCCGGTGGTGCCTCACACGGGTATCCCCTAAAAATTAGGGCAGCCCTACGGGCTGATGTTACCCGATTAACGGAGATCCTCGCTGAGAGTTTTCATACTCGACAGGGACTCGGTGGCTTGATGTATCCTATTTTTCGCCTGGGCATTTACGAGGATTTGCGTAATCGCTTGGCTACTAGCTCGGGGTATTATACCTGTCTAGTGGCTGCGATCGCAGATTCTCCTCATAAATTAGGTAATATACCTCTAAATGTCCCAGAACATTTGGTAGGAACCGTAGAAATGGCGTTAAGATCGCACAATCCCTGGTCAATTGGCGATCGCTATCCATATATTTCTAATTTAGCTGTTCATCCCACAGCCCGCCGCCAGGGTGTAGCCAGGGAACTCCTGATTGGTTGCGAACAAGTCGCCATGAAATGGGGTTTCTCTGATTTGTACCTTCATGTTCTGGAAAATAATTCCCAAGCACGACAACTGTATCATCAAGTGGGCTATCGCATAGCCCAGATAGATTGGAGTTGGGACTCTGTGTTTTTGGGTCAGCCGAGGCGACTGTTTTTGTGCAAAAACTTGTCTCAGTCTTGA
- a CDS encoding RNA-guided endonuclease InsQ/TnpB family protein, whose protein sequence is MYPSPELNQVWRKWLAACRYCYNQAIALSRSGKRLSKLKLRNEVMQSDLPEWVKETPCHIRQNAIFDAYQALSASPDARFRSCRDSSQGIKFNNTNFSSGSWYPRLTKGLTFMVSEPIPKTCGQGTQLVFTKGRWLAIFPEPVAVTPTDATGVIALDPGVRTFMTGFDGSRFLELGSGDIGGITRLCQHLDDLMSRIAKEPCRSRRRRMRQAAQRMRTKIRNLVDEAHKQIAHYLTHNYSLIFLPTFETSDMASQVKRLIRSKTARAMLTWAHYRFKLTLRHQAEITGTTVVDVTEEYTSKTCTHCGQMHSQLGGSKVFRCPECGFTLPRDWNGAFGIFLKALRDTASVTLTGNSAIVALSGNSRINVA, encoded by the coding sequence ATTTACCCCAGCCCCGAGCTAAATCAAGTCTGGCGTAAATGGCTGGCTGCTTGTCGGTATTGCTACAACCAAGCAATTGCATTATCTAGGAGTGGTAAACGACTAAGCAAACTGAAATTACGCAACGAAGTGATGCAGAGCGACTTACCCGAATGGGTCAAAGAAACACCCTGCCACATTCGGCAAAATGCCATCTTTGATGCCTATCAGGCTTTGAGCGCCAGTCCTGATGCCAGGTTTAGAAGTTGTCGTGACAGCTCTCAAGGGATTAAGTTCAATAATACTAATTTCTCTTCAGGGAGTTGGTATCCAAGACTAACGAAAGGATTAACTTTCATGGTTTCCGAACCCATCCCTAAAACTTGCGGGCAAGGGACTCAGTTGGTGTTTACCAAAGGTCGATGGTTGGCGATTTTCCCTGAACCAGTTGCCGTTACCCCAACTGACGCTACTGGCGTGATTGCATTAGACCCGGGCGTCCGAACTTTTATGACCGGGTTTGATGGTTCACGATTTCTGGAATTGGGCTCCGGGGATATTGGAGGCATTACTAGGCTATGTCAACATTTGGATGATTTGATGAGCCGAATCGCCAAGGAACCCTGTCGTTCAAGAAGGCGACGGATGAGGCAAGCGGCTCAACGAATGAGAACCAAAATCCGCAATCTAGTTGATGAAGCCCACAAACAAATTGCTCACTACTTGACTCACAACTACAGCCTAATTTTTTTGCCCACCTTCGAGACTTCCGATATGGCCAGTCAGGTGAAGCGTCTAATCAGGTCTAAGACTGCCCGCGCCATGCTGACATGGGCGCATTATCGATTCAAACTAACCCTGAGACATCAAGCCGAGATAACTGGAACCACAGTTGTAGATGTGACGGAAGAATACACCAGCAAAACCTGTACTCACTGTGGTCAGATGCATTCCCAGCTAGGTGGCTCAAAAGTGTTCCGATGTCCTGAGTGTGGGTTCACTCTACCCAGGGACTGGAACGGTGCTTTTGGAATCTTTCTAAAAGCTTTGCGGGATACCGCCTCTGTTACCTTAACGGGTAATAGTGCTATCGTCGCATTGTCAGGCAATAGCCGGATAAATGTCGCGTAA
- a CDS encoding RNA-guided endonuclease InsQ/TnpB family protein produces MRIYPSPELNQVWRKWLAACRYCYNQAIALSRSGKRLSKLKLRNEVMQSDLPEWVKETPCHIRQNAIFDAYQALSASPDARFRSCRDSSQGIKFNNTNFSSGSWYPRLTKGLTFMVSEPIPKTCGQGTQLVFTKGRWLAIFPEPVAVTPTDATGVIALDPGVRTFMTGFDGSRFLELGSGDIGRITRLCQHLDDLMSRIAKEPCRSRRRRMRQAAQRMRTKIRNLVDEAHKQIAHYLTHNYSIIFLPTFETSDMVAKVKRLIRSKTARAMLTWAHYRFKLTLRHQAEITGTTVVDVTEEYTSKTCTHCGQMHSQLGGSKVFRCPECGFTLPRDWNGAFGIFLKALRDTASVTLTGNSAIVALSGNSRINVA; encoded by the coding sequence TTGTCGGTATTGCTACAACCAAGCAATTGCATTATCTAGGAGTGGTAAACGACTAAGCAAACTGAAATTACGCAACGAAGTGATGCAGAGCGACTTACCCGAATGGGTCAAAGAAACACCCTGCCACATTCGGCAAAATGCCATCTTTGATGCCTATCAGGCTTTGAGCGCCAGTCCTGATGCCAGGTTTAGAAGTTGTCGTGACAGCTCTCAAGGGATTAAGTTCAATAATACTAATTTCTCTTCAGGGAGTTGGTATCCAAGACTAACGAAAGGATTAACTTTCATGGTTTCCGAACCCATCCCTAAAACTTGCGGGCAAGGGACTCAGTTGGTGTTTACCAAAGGTCGATGGTTGGCGATTTTCCCTGAACCAGTTGCCGTTACCCCAACTGACGCTACTGGCGTGATTGCATTAGACCCGGGCGTCCGAACTTTTATGACCGGGTTTGATGGTTCACGGTTTCTGGAATTGGGCTCCGGGGATATTGGACGCATTACTAGGCTATGTCAACATTTGGATGATTTGATGAGCCGAATCGCCAAGGAACCCTGTCGTTCAAGAAGGCGACGGATGAGGCAAGCGGCTCAACGAATGAGAACCAAAATCCGCAATCTAGTTGATGAAGCCCACAAACAAATTGCTCACTACTTGACTCACAACTACAGCATAATTTTTCTGCCGACCTTCGAGACTTCCGATATGGTTGCCAAGGTGAAGCGTCTAATTAGGTCTAAGACTGCCCGCGCCATGCTGACATGGGCGCATTATCGATTCAAACTAACCCTGAGACATCAAGCCGAGATAACTGGAACCACAGTTGTAGATGTGACGGAAGAATACACCAGCAAAACCTGTACTCACTGTGGTCAGATGCATTCCCAGCTAGGTGGCTCAAAAGTGTTCCGATGTCCTGAGTGTGGGTTCACTCTACCCAGGGACTGGAACGGTGCTTTTGGAATCTTTCTAAAAGCTTTGCGGGATACCGCCTCTGTTACCTTAACGGGTAATAGTGCTATCGTCGCATTGTCAGGCAATAGCCGGATAAATGTCGCGTAA
- a CDS encoding IS630-like element ISAtsp1 family transposase, translating into MPAPYSYDLRQKVIDAIELDGMPKTEASQVFHVSRNTINLWLQRKAQTGDFLPKPHHRPGNNHKITDWQKFKAFAQEHGDKTAAQMAELWDDDISPRTISRALKKIGFTRKKTYGYQERDEQQREEFMAQIEQMEPEEVVYLDEAAMNSQDSDYPYGYCEEGKRFHALKSGKRQGRVSMIAAWCHQQLLAPFSFEGCCNRTVFELWLEFILIPTLKPGQTLVLDNATFHKGGRIAELVEAAQCRLLYLPPYSPDLNKIEKCWSWLKARIRHCIEQFDSLHDAMDSVLKAAS; encoded by the coding sequence ATGCCAGCCCCCTATAGTTACGACCTCAGACAAAAAGTTATTGATGCCATTGAACTAGACGGTATGCCCAAAACAGAAGCCAGTCAAGTTTTCCATGTCAGCAGGAACACCATTAATCTCTGGCTGCAAAGAAAAGCACAGACCGGAGACTTCCTCCCTAAACCTCATCACCGACCTGGCAATAACCACAAAATTACCGACTGGCAAAAATTCAAGGCTTTTGCCCAAGAGCATGGCGACAAAACAGCAGCTCAAATGGCTGAACTTTGGGATGACGACATCTCTCCTCGCACCATATCCAGAGCCTTGAAGAAAATTGGCTTCACCAGAAAAAAAACTTACGGCTACCAAGAACGTGATGAGCAACAGCGAGAGGAGTTTATGGCTCAGATTGAACAGATGGAGCCGGAAGAAGTGGTCTACCTCGATGAAGCCGCCATGAATAGTCAGGACTCGGATTACCCTTATGGTTACTGCGAGGAAGGAAAACGCTTCCATGCACTCAAATCAGGGAAGAGGCAGGGCAGGGTAAGTATGATAGCCGCATGGTGTCATCAACAACTCTTAGCTCCCTTTAGCTTTGAGGGTTGTTGTAATCGGACAGTGTTTGAGTTGTGGTTGGAGTTCATCTTAATTCCAACATTGAAGCCAGGTCAGACTCTAGTATTGGACAATGCAACGTTTCATAAAGGGGGACGGATTGCTGAACTGGTGGAGGCAGCTCAATGCCGTTTACTCTATCTACCACCTTATTCGCCAGACCTCAACAAGATAGAGAAATGTTGGTCGTGGCTGAAAGCCCGTATTCGCCACTGCATTGAGCAGTTTGATTCTCTCCATGATGCCATGGATTCCGTTCTCAAAGCTGCGTCCTAA
- a CDS encoding ABC transporter substrate-binding protein: MNHLVYPGSKRGLLIRLASVLLVILLALGLWGCGVAQSADRPSRLVIPTPSGPSTFNYPLNESAYSVFGYIYSPVIEEHPVTGELQPGLAESWEIAPNGQRIIITLRSGLKWSDGEPMTVDDVIFTYNEIYFNDQIPSSFKDILRVGRDRTLPTVKKLDDRRVEFSVPEPFAPFLRYAGGLPILPAHVLADSVRNFDSQGNLLFLSTWGTNTDPQEIVGNGMYRIRSYNPNQRVILERNPYYWREDSQGNPQPYIEQIVWQIIESSDTQLLNFRSGSLDTLDVQPEAFPLLKPEETRGQYTIYSPGPDTGTVFMSFNLNQGKNADGRPFVEPYKSRWFNNLAFRQAVYYSINREVMKNNIFLGLGELQHSPFPVQSPFYLSPEQGLRTYSYNPENARELLREAGFSYDDNGNLIDDEGNQVRLTLLVAAGRKVREQMATQIAQDLSRIGIRVDPLFLSFNTYVNRLSKTRNWEAFLGGFTGGVLEPHGGYNIWSVNGRLHTFNQGQQPGEPEIEGWVVSDWEQKIDDLYVQASQELDNDKRRELYGEAQKIIAENLPFLYMVNPLVFDAIRDRIEGINYTPIGRGFWNLYELKIRE; this comes from the coding sequence ATGAACCATTTAGTCTATCCAGGGTCAAAGCGCGGGTTACTCATCCGCCTAGCCTCAGTATTATTAGTAATATTATTAGCCCTAGGCTTATGGGGTTGTGGTGTCGCCCAATCTGCCGACAGACCCTCCCGCCTAGTTATTCCCACCCCTAGCGGTCCGAGTACGTTTAACTATCCGCTAAATGAATCCGCCTATAGCGTTTTTGGCTATATTTATAGTCCCGTCATCGAAGAACACCCCGTTACCGGAGAACTCCAACCAGGTCTAGCAGAGTCTTGGGAAATTGCCCCAAATGGTCAAAGGATTATCATCACCCTGCGATCGGGTTTAAAATGGTCTGACGGTGAACCCATGACCGTAGATGATGTGATTTTCACCTACAACGAGATCTATTTCAATGACCAAATCCCCAGCAGCTTTAAAGATATTCTCAGAGTAGGACGCGATCGCACCCTACCCACCGTTAAAAAACTCGATGATCGGCGGGTCGAATTTTCCGTCCCCGAACCCTTCGCCCCTTTCCTCCGATATGCAGGCGGTTTACCAATTTTACCCGCCCATGTTTTGGCTGACTCCGTTCGGAATTTCGACTCTCAAGGAAATCTCCTATTTTTGAGTACCTGGGGAACCAATACCGACCCCCAGGAAATTGTTGGTAATGGTATGTACCGCATCAGAAGCTATAACCCCAATCAACGGGTTATCCTAGAACGTAACCCCTACTATTGGCGGGAAGACTCACAGGGGAACCCCCAACCCTATATAGAGCAAATAGTGTGGCAAATTATCGAGAGTAGCGATACCCAACTACTCAATTTTAGGTCTGGTTCCCTCGATACCCTAGATGTTCAACCAGAAGCATTCCCCCTGCTGAAACCTGAAGAAACCAGAGGGCAATATACCATCTACAGTCCTGGCCCGGATACCGGAACTGTGTTTATGTCTTTTAATCTTAATCAGGGCAAAAATGCCGACGGTAGACCTTTTGTGGAACCCTATAAATCCCGATGGTTTAATAATCTAGCCTTTCGTCAAGCAGTATATTATAGCATAAATAGAGAGGTGATGAAAAATAATATTTTTTTAGGATTGGGTGAGTTACAACATTCGCCGTTCCCGGTGCAAAGTCCTTTTTATCTATCTCCAGAACAGGGATTAAGAACCTATAGCTATAACCCGGAAAATGCTAGGGAATTATTGCGAGAGGCGGGTTTTTCCTATGATGATAATGGCAATTTAATCGATGACGAAGGTAATCAAGTCCGGTTGACGTTGTTGGTGGCGGCGGGTCGAAAAGTTCGGGAACAAATGGCGACCCAAATTGCTCAAGATTTATCCAGAATTGGCATCCGAGTGGATCCGCTATTTTTGAGTTTTAATACTTATGTAAATAGGTTGTCTAAGACTCGCAATTGGGAGGCTTTTTTGGGTGGATTTACTGGGGGAGTTTTAGAGCCCCATGGTGGCTATAATATTTGGTCTGTTAATGGTCGTCTCCATACGTTTAATCAAGGTCAGCAACCGGGAGAACCTGAAATAGAAGGTTGGGTGGTATCAGACTGGGAGCAAAAAATTGATGATTTATATGTGCAGGCTTCCCAGGAACTAGATAATGATAAACGTAGGGAACTTTATGGAGAAGCCCAGAAGATTATTGCGGAAAATTTGCCGTTTCTGTATATGGTTAATCCTTTGGTATTCGATGCCATACGCGATCGCATAGAAGGCATTAACTATACACCCATCGGCAGAGGGTTCTGGAATTTATACGAGTTAAAAATTCGCGAATAG
- the larB gene encoding nickel pincer cofactor biosynthesis protein LarB, which translates to MTPEALKQLLEYVAQGYLSPREALNKMRYFDFETVGNYAKIDNHRQLRTGFPEVIWGPGKTPEQIREIMQTMQGRNPVVMATRIEPEVYEELRREMPDLEYYREAKICALDRRYRSAEPQSVGVIGILTAGTADISVAEEAAVTASLSGFQVKRLWDVGVAGIHRLLGNWHLISDADVLIVVAGMEGALPSVVAGLADCPVIAVPTSIGYGASFNGLAPLLTMLNSCAAGVGVVNIDNGFGAAILAGQILRVGERLNRKMDQD; encoded by the coding sequence ATGACACCGGAAGCCTTAAAACAGCTATTAGAATATGTCGCACAAGGCTATTTATCCCCCAGAGAAGCCCTGAACAAAATGCGATATTTTGATTTTGAGACGGTCGGAAATTATGCCAAAATAGATAATCACCGACAACTGAGAACCGGATTTCCCGAAGTGATTTGGGGACCGGGAAAAACCCCAGAGCAAATCCGAGAAATAATGCAGACTATGCAGGGACGAAATCCGGTAGTGATGGCGACCCGAATTGAGCCGGAAGTTTATGAAGAACTGCGGCGGGAAATGCCAGATTTAGAATATTATCGAGAAGCTAAGATTTGTGCCTTAGATAGGCGTTATCGGTCTGCTGAACCGCAATCTGTGGGTGTAATAGGAATTTTAACCGCCGGAACTGCTGATATATCTGTGGCGGAGGAAGCAGCGGTCACCGCCAGCTTATCAGGGTTTCAGGTAAAGCGACTGTGGGATGTGGGGGTAGCAGGAATTCACCGACTATTAGGAAACTGGCATTTAATCTCGGATGCTGATGTTTTAATTGTAGTAGCGGGGATGGAAGGAGCTTTACCCAGTGTCGTGGCTGGTTTAGCTGATTGTCCAGTAATTGCTGTCCCCACCAGTATTGGCTATGGTGCAAGTTTTAATGGGTTAGCACCCCTATTAACTATGCTGAATTCCTGTGCGGCGGGTGTAGGAGTAGTCAATATAGATAACGGATTTGGCGCGGCTATCTTGGCTGGCCAAATCCTGCGAGTGGGAGAGCGATTAAACAGAAAAATGGATCAAGACTGA